One stretch of Candidatus Binatia bacterium DNA includes these proteins:
- a CDS encoding MBL fold hydrolase has protein sequence MNGAGGPPRPSVPILRFWGATETVTGSRFLIDTPRARVLVDCGLFQGLKQLRLRNWAGLPIPPETIDAVVLSHAHLDHSGYLPAIVRDGFRGPIFSTPYTKTLCEIVLPDSGRVQEEDAAYANRKGFSKHHPALPLYTEEDAVRSLARFRTVEFQSLQEVAPEVGVVFHRAGHILGSAIVELRLGGMRGRVVVFSGDLGRPWHPVLRPPEPRPSCDILLVESTYGDRRHEDVRSLERFRDAIRRTAERGGMVVIPSFAVDRTEVVLYHLRALMQAGEVPQLPVWVDSPMAISTLRVYRAALEQRNHEVHAALVGSDPFDPGQLIEARTMEESRAINSQPGPGIIISASGMATGGRVLHHLLQRLPDARNTVVLVGYQAEGTRGRALLEGAREIKLLGRYVAVRAEIVDVPAFSVHADREELLAWVGANPHAPEVTYIVHGEPMASQGLRAAVEEKFGWSAVVPRYQESVRLD, from the coding sequence ATGAATGGTGCCGGTGGGCCGCCACGGCCAAGTGTTCCGATTTTGCGCTTCTGGGGCGCGACCGAGACGGTCACCGGCAGCCGCTTCCTCATCGATACGCCGCGGGCTCGGGTTCTGGTGGACTGCGGTTTGTTCCAAGGACTCAAGCAACTGCGCCTGCGCAACTGGGCCGGTTTGCCGATTCCGCCCGAAACTATTGACGCCGTGGTCCTTTCGCACGCGCACCTGGACCACTCGGGATATCTCCCTGCGATCGTGCGCGACGGCTTTCGCGGGCCGATTTTTTCGACTCCATACACGAAGACGCTTTGCGAGATCGTCCTGCCGGACAGCGGGCGCGTGCAAGAGGAAGATGCCGCCTATGCGAATCGAAAGGGATTCTCCAAGCATCATCCGGCGTTGCCCCTGTATACGGAAGAAGATGCGGTACGATCACTCGCGCGCTTCCGCACCGTCGAATTTCAGAGTCTGCAAGAGGTGGCGCCCGAGGTGGGTGTCGTCTTTCACCGCGCTGGCCACATCTTGGGCTCGGCGATCGTGGAGTTGCGCCTCGGTGGCATGCGCGGGCGGGTGGTGGTGTTCAGTGGCGATTTAGGTCGCCCGTGGCACCCCGTGCTTCGGCCTCCGGAGCCACGCCCGAGCTGTGATATTCTCTTGGTGGAATCCACGTACGGAGACCGCCGGCACGAAGACGTCCGGTCGCTCGAGCGCTTTCGCGACGCGATTCGCCGCACGGCCGAGCGGGGCGGCATGGTGGTGATCCCGTCGTTTGCGGTCGATCGAACCGAAGTCGTGCTCTATCACTTGCGCGCTCTGATGCAGGCGGGGGAGGTGCCGCAATTGCCGGTGTGGGTGGATAGCCCCATGGCAATATCCACGTTGCGGGTGTATCGCGCGGCCTTGGAACAGCGCAACCACGAGGTCCACGCCGCTCTCGTGGGCAGCGACCCATTCGATCCCGGCCAGCTCATCGAGGCCCGAACTATGGAGGAATCGAGGGCCATCAACTCGCAGCCCGGGCCGGGGATCATCATTTCGGCCTCGGGGATGGCTACGGGAGGCCGCGTGCTCCATCACTTGCTGCAGCGCTTACCCGACGCGCGCAACACGGTGGTGCTGGTCGGCTACCAAGCGGAAGGAACGCGCGGCCGGGCATTGCTGGAGGGAGCGCGGGAGATCAAACTGCTGGGACGCTACGTGGCGGTGCGAGCGGAGATCGTAGATGTTCCTGCGTTCTCCGTGCACGCCGACCGTGAAGAGTTGCTGGCGTGGGTCGGCGCGAATCCACATGCCCCCGAGGTGACCTATATCGTGCACGGCGAGCCAATGGCATCGCAAGGACTGCGAGCTGCAGTGGAAGAGAAATTCGGCTGGTCGGCCGTGGTTCCCCGCTACCAGGAAAGCGTCCGCCTGGATTGA